Proteins co-encoded in one Metabacillus sp. KUDC1714 genomic window:
- a CDS encoding thioredoxin family protein — protein MKKILIFGAIIIVLFGALAFVTTYQKSEKAEGNVYGKDDLHTATIDQLDDPNYQNIILPDELEQKLEDKDDMIVYFFSPTCEHCQVTTPVLMPVAEEVGVEINQFNLLEYEDGWNQYRINATPTLVHYKDGKEVARSEGSNTKEAFQTLLTDWKAE, from the coding sequence TTGAAAAAAATTCTTATTTTTGGTGCAATTATTATTGTTCTCTTTGGAGCTTTAGCATTTGTAACAACCTATCAAAAAAGTGAAAAGGCAGAAGGCAATGTATATGGAAAGGATGATTTACATACTGCAACAATTGATCAATTAGATGATCCTAATTATCAAAACATCATTCTCCCTGATGAGTTAGAACAAAAATTAGAGGATAAAGATGATATGATTGTCTATTTCTTTAGCCCTACTTGTGAACACTGTCAGGTTACTACACCAGTTCTAATGCCAGTAGCTGAAGAGGTTGGTGTTGAAATCAATCAATTTAACTTATTAGAGTATGAAGATGGTTGGAATCAATACCGTATTAATGCAACCCCAACTCTTGTCCATTACAAAGATGGAAAAGAAGTTGCTCGTAGTGAGGGATCTAATACAAAGGAAGCTTTCCAGACTCTGTTAACAGATTGGAAGGCTGAATAA
- a CDS encoding disulfide oxidoreductase: MSSSNEKRVENLLSIGWIASFIATLGSLYFSEILQYTPCELCWYQRIFMYPLVIILGIGVFKKDASIALYSLILSTIGGCISIYHYSIQKIDFLGEKSISCGIVPCTGEYINWLGFITIPFLALVAFIIIFITSILILKKAGR; this comes from the coding sequence ATGTCGAGCTCGAATGAAAAGCGAGTTGAAAATTTATTGTCTATTGGCTGGATCGCTTCTTTTATTGCTACACTGGGAAGCCTCTACTTTTCTGAAATATTACAATACACACCATGTGAACTTTGTTGGTATCAACGAATATTTATGTATCCGTTAGTTATCATTTTAGGAATTGGCGTGTTTAAAAAAGATGCTTCGATCGCTCTTTATTCACTAATTCTATCAACGATCGGCGGATGTATTTCTATCTACCATTACAGCATCCAAAAGATTGACTTTCTAGGAGAAAAATCAATTTCATGTGGTATCGTTCCTTGCACTGGTGAATACATAAACTGGCTTGGATTTATTACCATTCCTTTCTTGGCACTTGTAGCATTTATCATCATTTTCATTACAAGTATACTAATTTTAAAAAAGGCAGGTCGTTAA
- a CDS encoding CBS domain-containing protein, giving the protein MNTIQECMTTNVATVSSNQTIKEAAEIMSQDNVGSIPVVDNGQLKGIITDRDITTRSTAQGGDINTPISQVMSTNLVSGHTSMSAEEAAKVMAQHQIRRLPIVENNQLVGIVALGDLATNQMSDQAAGVALTNISEPNKTT; this is encoded by the coding sequence TTGAATACAATTCAAGAATGTATGACAACTAACGTAGCAACAGTATCTTCTAATCAAACGATTAAGGAAGCTGCAGAAATCATGAGTCAAGATAATGTTGGTTCGATTCCAGTTGTAGATAATGGTCAGCTTAAAGGAATTATTACTGACCGTGATATTACGACTCGTTCAACTGCGCAAGGTGGCGATATTAATACACCTATTTCACAAGTCATGTCGACAAACCTTGTCTCAGGACATACATCAATGTCCGCAGAGGAAGCAGCAAAGGTAATGGCACAGCATCAAATTCGCCGCTTACCGATCGTTGAAAACAATCAGCTAGTAGGAATCGTCGCGCTTGGTGACTTAGCAACTAACCAAATGTCAGACCAAGCAGCAGGAGTAGCATTAACAAACATTTCTGAACCAAATAAAACAACCTAA
- a CDS encoding HAD family hydrolase, translating to MIKAIVFDFDGLILDTETHEYEVLCEIFEEHECELPLSIWGELIGTKSDFSPFTYLEEQTKKALDHNELSNLQKERFSQRIAQEKARPGVIDYLEAAKTMDLKIGLASSSNYEWVSSHLKRINLLDRFECIRTSDHVEVVKPDPALYLEAAKCLGVKPEECIAFEDSANGALAAKRAGMKCVTIPNTVTKDLVFCQVDHSLESMANMELKELISFLEKQ from the coding sequence ATGATAAAAGCGATTGTTTTTGACTTTGATGGGTTGATTTTAGATACAGAAACACATGAATATGAAGTACTATGTGAAATTTTTGAAGAACATGAATGTGAATTACCTTTAAGTATTTGGGGGGAATTGATTGGTACAAAATCAGATTTTAGTCCTTTTACTTATCTTGAGGAACAAACTAAAAAAGCACTTGATCATAATGAATTGTCAAACCTACAAAAGGAGCGATTTTCGCAAAGAATTGCTCAAGAAAAAGCAAGGCCAGGTGTTATTGACTATTTAGAAGCAGCCAAAACAATGGACCTAAAAATTGGGCTGGCTTCTAGCTCAAATTACGAATGGGTGTCATCTCATTTAAAAAGGATTAATTTATTAGATCGTTTTGAATGTATTCGGACTTCTGATCATGTTGAAGTTGTAAAACCTGACCCTGCATTATATTTAGAAGCAGCGAAATGTCTCGGGGTAAAACCTGAGGAGTGCATTGCTTTTGAGGACTCAGCAAATGGTGCGTTAGCTGCGAAGCGTGCTGGGATGAAATGCGTAACTATACCAAACACCGTCACAAAAGATTTAGTTTTTTGTCAAGTAGATCACAGCTTAGAATCAATGGCAAATATGGAACTAAAGGAATTGATCTCGTTTTTAGAAAAGCAATAA
- a CDS encoding bifunctional GNAT family N-acetyltransferase/carbon-nitrogen hydrolase family protein, with amino-acid sequence MSEELDLSKFEKKMIIRNIEESDIDELLKLQGKCFPGLTPWKREHLESHIEHFQEGQFCAELEGKIIGSCSSLLINFDEYDDRHTWDDITDNGYITNHNPDGYNMYGIEVMVHPNYRRMKIGHRLYEARKDLARRLNLKSIIIGGRIPNYYKYADELTPREYVQQVTLHKIYDPVLSFQLLNEFTLMRINPNYLSDDLASYKYATLMEWNNVDYQPNTKRYYKTSHPVRICVVQYMMKQINSFDEFAKQVEYYTDVASDAGSDFAVFPEIFTTQLMSFLDEKVPSKAIQKLTEYTEDYIELFTELAVRYNVNIIGGSHVVEEEGRIYNIAYLFRRDGTIEKQYKLHITPNERKWWGISRGKKVNVFDTDCGKIAIQICYDIEFPELARIATDMGARIIFTPFCTEDRQGYLRVRYCSQARAVENQIYTVIAGTVGNLPQTENMDIQYAQSAIFAPSDFEFARDGIVVECNSNIEMVAIGDVDLEILRRKRQSGTVNQLKDRRNDIYSINYKKNN; translated from the coding sequence ATGTCAGAAGAGCTAGATTTATCTAAATTTGAGAAAAAAATGATTATACGTAATATCGAAGAGAGTGATATTGATGAACTTTTAAAGCTTCAAGGCAAATGTTTTCCAGGTTTGACACCTTGGAAGAGAGAACATCTTGAAAGTCATATAGAGCATTTCCAAGAAGGTCAGTTTTGTGCGGAGTTAGAAGGGAAAATCATTGGTTCATGCTCTAGTTTATTAATTAACTTTGATGAATACGATGATCGTCATACATGGGATGATATTACCGATAATGGTTATATTACAAACCATAATCCTGATGGATACAATATGTATGGAATTGAAGTAATGGTACATCCCAACTATCGTCGCATGAAAATTGGACACCGTTTATATGAGGCTAGGAAGGATTTAGCTAGAAGATTAAACTTAAAAAGCATCATTATTGGTGGACGGATCCCTAATTATTACAAATATGCAGATGAATTAACACCTAGAGAATATGTGCAGCAAGTGACGTTACATAAAATATATGATCCAGTTCTCTCTTTTCAGCTATTAAATGAATTTACATTAATGAGAATAAATCCAAATTATTTATCCGATGATTTGGCTTCATATAAATATGCGACACTGATGGAGTGGAATAATGTCGATTATCAGCCAAACACAAAGAGATATTACAAAACATCTCATCCAGTCCGTATTTGTGTTGTGCAATATATGATGAAACAAATTAACTCATTTGATGAATTTGCTAAGCAGGTTGAATATTATACAGATGTTGCTTCAGATGCAGGTTCTGATTTTGCAGTGTTCCCAGAAATTTTCACTACTCAACTAATGTCATTTCTCGATGAAAAGGTGCCAAGTAAAGCAATTCAGAAGTTAACTGAGTATACGGAAGACTATATTGAATTATTTACTGAGTTAGCAGTCAGATATAACGTAAATATTATTGGCGGATCACATGTTGTCGAGGAAGAAGGACGGATTTATAATATTGCTTACTTATTTAGACGAGATGGTACAATTGAAAAGCAATATAAACTTCATATTACCCCAAATGAGAGAAAATGGTGGGGAATTAGCCGTGGTAAAAAAGTAAATGTATTTGATACAGACTGTGGAAAAATAGCGATTCAAATTTGTTATGATATTGAGTTTCCTGAGCTTGCGAGGATTGCGACTGATATGGGAGCTAGAATCATTTTTACTCCATTCTGTACAGAGGACCGTCAAGGCTACTTAAGAGTTCGTTATTGTTCACAGGCCCGTGCAGTGGAAAATCAAATTTACACTGTTATTGCGGGAACTGTAGGCAATCTGCCACAAACAGAAAATATGGATATTCAATACGCGCAATCTGCCATTTTTGCCCCATCTGATTTTGAATTTGCCCGAGATGGGATTGTTGTGGAATGTAATTCGAATATTGAAATGGTGGCCATTGGTGATGTAGATTTAGAAATCTTAAGACGCAAACGACAATCTGGTACCGTTAATCAATTAAAGGATCGAAGAAATGATATTTACTCAATTAATTATAAAAAGAATAATTAA
- a CDS encoding phospho-sugar mutase, whose translation MSWEQNYQRWNNKQDLDQELQTLLTEIKGNEKVLEDCFYKDLEFGTGGMRGEIGPGTNRMNLYTVRKASEGLASYIDSFGEEAKKRGVAIAYDSRHKSPEFAMEAAKTLASHGIQTYVFEELRPTPELSFAVRYLNAFSGIVITASHNPPEYNGYKVYGDDGGQLPPAAADTVISYVNKVEDELLVEVKEEAELKEQGLIKMIGEEIDEAYTEKLTTISVNPTLSKEVEVKVVFTPLHGTANKPVRRGLQALGYENVTVVKEQELPDPNFSTVKSPNPEEHDAFTLAIRDGEAIDADLLIGTDPDADRLGVAVKDNEGKYVVLTGNQTGALLLHYLLSEKKVNGSLPSNGVVLKTIVTSEIGRDIAKSFGLDTIDTLTGFKFIGEKINEYERTGQYQFQFGYEESYGYLIGDFARDKDAIQAALLAVEVSAFYKKKGLTLYQGLLEIFKEYGYYKEGLQSLTLKGKEGAEQIQSILHSFRTNPPTEVAGKKITTIEDYKTSERQNVLEGTTDTIDLPGSNVLKYILEDNSWFCVRPSGTEPKAKFYFGVKSDTLEQSEQQLAALEAGVMEKVNELIAALSK comes from the coding sequence ATGAGCTGGGAACAGAACTATCAACGTTGGAACAATAAACAAGATTTAGATCAAGAATTACAAACTCTATTAACTGAAATTAAAGGCAATGAAAAAGTGTTAGAAGATTGCTTTTACAAGGATTTAGAATTTGGAACGGGTGGTATGCGCGGAGAAATTGGACCGGGTACAAACCGTATGAATTTATACACAGTTCGTAAAGCATCTGAGGGCTTGGCATCTTACATAGATTCTTTTGGTGAGGAAGCAAAAAAACGTGGTGTAGCTATTGCTTATGATTCTCGTCATAAGTCACCAGAATTCGCAATGGAAGCTGCAAAGACGTTGGCTTCTCATGGAATTCAAACATACGTATTTGAAGAGTTACGTCCGACTCCAGAGCTATCATTTGCAGTACGCTACCTGAATGCATTTTCAGGGATTGTGATTACAGCAAGTCATAATCCTCCAGAGTATAATGGCTATAAAGTATATGGTGATGATGGTGGACAATTGCCGCCAGCAGCAGCTGATACAGTGATCTCCTATGTGAATAAAGTAGAGGATGAATTACTAGTAGAGGTAAAGGAAGAGGCTGAATTAAAAGAGCAAGGTCTTATCAAAATGATTGGTGAAGAAATTGATGAAGCTTATACAGAGAAACTAACAACAATCTCTGTTAATCCTACTCTTTCAAAAGAGGTAGAAGTAAAAGTAGTGTTCACTCCATTACATGGAACAGCAAATAAACCTGTTCGTCGCGGATTACAAGCACTTGGCTATGAAAATGTAACCGTTGTAAAGGAGCAAGAACTACCAGATCCAAATTTCTCAACAGTTAAATCACCTAATCCAGAAGAGCATGATGCCTTCACTCTTGCAATTCGTGACGGTGAGGCAATTGATGCAGATCTACTTATCGGTACAGATCCAGATGCAGACAGACTTGGTGTAGCGGTAAAAGATAATGAAGGTAAATATGTTGTCCTAACTGGTAACCAAACAGGAGCACTTCTTCTTCATTACTTACTTTCAGAGAAGAAAGTAAATGGATCACTACCAAGCAATGGCGTTGTGTTAAAAACAATTGTAACTTCTGAAATTGGCCGTGATATTGCAAAATCATTTGGCTTAGATACTATAGATACGTTAACAGGATTTAAATTTATTGGTGAGAAAATTAACGAGTATGAAAGAACTGGACAATATCAATTCCAGTTTGGCTATGAAGAAAGCTATGGCTATTTAATTGGGGATTTTGCTCGTGATAAAGATGCAATCCAAGCTGCATTATTAGCAGTTGAAGTGAGTGCTTTTTATAAAAAGAAAGGGCTAACCCTGTATCAAGGCTTGCTTGAAATCTTTAAAGAGTATGGCTATTACAAGGAAGGCTTGCAATCTCTAACATTAAAAGGAAAAGAAGGCGCAGAACAAATCCAGAGCATTCTTCATTCCTTTAGAACAAATCCTCCAACTGAAGTAGCTGGTAAAAAAATTACGACAATTGAGGATTATAAAACAAGTGAACGTCAAAACGTATTAGAAGGCACAACAGATACGATCGATTTGCCTGGTTCAAATGTTTTAAAATATATTCTAGAAGATAACTCATGGTTCTGTGTAAGACCATCAGGAACAGAGCCAAAAGCAAAGTTTTACTTTGGGGTTAAGAGTGACACTCTAGAACAAAGTGAACAACAACTAGCAGCACTTGAAGCTGGTGTAATGGAAAAGGTAAATGAATTAATTGCTGCACTTAGCAAGTAA
- a CDS encoding VOC family protein → MNPILNQVGTIFIPVSNLEKARDWYCDIVGLPKDGEILFEHLYVLPMDGTNIVLDSKIFSKDAVYKVPAFHFNTNNIKEAYTYMKMKNVDLLTDIESNHWFNFKDPDGNILMVCQC, encoded by the coding sequence ATGAATCCAATTCTAAATCAAGTTGGTACAATCTTTATTCCTGTGAGTAATCTTGAAAAGGCACGTGATTGGTATTGTGACATTGTAGGTTTACCTAAGGATGGAGAAATTCTATTCGAGCATTTATATGTGCTACCAATGGATGGAACAAATATTGTATTAGATAGTAAAATATTTTCAAAGGATGCAGTCTATAAAGTACCTGCATTTCATTTTAATACGAATAACATAAAGGAAGCCTACACCTATATGAAAATGAAGAATGTAGACCTACTAACTGACATAGAATCCAATCATTGGTTTAATTTCAAGGATCCTGACGGAAATATTTTAATGGTATGTCAATGTTGA
- a CDS encoding ABC-2 transporter permease: MQALIKKDLLTQPKKVYLLCLIWFIPLTNFFTDGTPFKHVLLMAFLAFNMVLYSNFNTTTSEEKQSIFINSLPVTRRQVILGKYVTGIIWFATAAIFVTLYVLLFYMLAPFPSRMMFLEEYVISLAITYILLSIFYPLMYTIGYKVASALTAIVLLSILMGLQITLNTAENPKFPSVKDFLTFLGQNQWMIAGILIVVALLITITSFYTSLKIYNKKDL, translated from the coding sequence ATGCAAGCACTTATTAAAAAGGATTTACTAACTCAGCCAAAAAAAGTATATCTGCTTTGTTTAATCTGGTTTATACCGCTAACAAATTTTTTCACAGATGGAACACCATTTAAACACGTATTATTAATGGCATTTTTAGCTTTTAACATGGTTCTTTATTCTAACTTTAACACGACAACCTCAGAAGAAAAGCAATCAATCTTCATTAATAGCTTACCGGTTACAAGGAGACAGGTTATTCTAGGGAAATATGTGACTGGCATTATTTGGTTCGCAACAGCTGCGATATTTGTCACACTTTATGTTTTGTTATTCTACATGCTCGCACCATTTCCATCACGAATGATGTTTCTTGAAGAATATGTGATCTCATTAGCAATCACGTATATATTGCTTTCTATCTTCTATCCACTTATGTACACAATAGGGTATAAAGTAGCATCAGCCCTAACCGCAATTGTCCTACTTAGTATTTTAATGGGTCTCCAAATCACTTTAAATACAGCTGAGAATCCAAAGTTCCCCTCGGTTAAGGATTTCTTAACTTTTCTTGGTCAGAATCAATGGATGATTGCGGGGATTCTAATTGTGGTAGCTCTACTAATTACGATTACTTCCTTCTACACTTCTTTAAAAATATATAATAAAAAGGATTTATGA
- a CDS encoding ABC transporter ATP-binding protein encodes MVEIRSLMKNRQNFKLNNINLDIKRGFITGLIGPNGAGKTSLIRCLMNLMHIDSGEIKLFGKTHLEATNEIKQKIGFVYDENYFYEDLSIEQNKRIVSMFYEKWDERSFYSYLERFQLPKHKRIKDLSKGMKMKFSLAIALSHHPVLIIMDEPTSGLDPVFRREFLDILLDIVQDEQKAIFFSTHMTKDLEQVADYIAFINNGELVFSDEKEVILDLYVLVKGHKKALEDIDSSNIIGLKETAVGFEGLLARQYQIKHDDLIHEKPTLEDIMYYTVRGNKHASTY; translated from the coding sequence ATCGTTGAGATACGAAGTCTAATGAAAAACAGACAGAACTTTAAGTTGAATAATATTAATTTGGACATAAAGAGAGGTTTTATTACAGGTTTAATCGGACCTAATGGTGCAGGTAAGACATCTTTAATTCGTTGTTTGATGAATTTAATGCATATTGATTCTGGAGAAATTAAGTTGTTTGGGAAGACCCATCTTGAAGCAACAAATGAAATCAAGCAGAAAATCGGATTTGTTTACGATGAGAATTATTTTTACGAGGATCTTTCAATAGAACAAAACAAACGAATTGTCAGCATGTTCTATGAAAAATGGGATGAAAGAAGCTTTTACTCATATTTAGAAAGATTTCAGCTCCCAAAGCATAAAAGAATTAAGGATTTGTCAAAAGGGATGAAAATGAAGTTTTCACTAGCCATTGCCCTTTCCCATCATCCAGTACTCATTATTATGGATGAACCAACTTCAGGTCTTGACCCTGTTTTCCGAAGAGAATTCCTCGATATTTTACTCGATATCGTTCAAGATGAGCAAAAAGCAATCTTCTTTTCAACACATATGACAAAGGATTTAGAGCAAGTTGCTGATTATATAGCCTTTATCAATAATGGAGAACTAGTTTTCAGTGATGAAAAAGAAGTTATTCTTGATCTTTATGTCCTTGTAAAAGGGCATAAAAAAGCATTAGAGGACATTGATTCCTCGAATATAATTGGCTTAAAAGAAACAGCAGTCGGATTTGAAGGTCTTCTTGCACGACAATATCAAATTAAACACGATGATCTTATCCATGAAAAGCCAACATTAGAGGATATTATGTATTACACAGTTAGGGGGAATAAACATGCAAGCACTTATTAA
- a CDS encoding GntR family transcriptional regulator, with amino-acid sequence MNIIIANSNDQPIYLQIKNQIKEQILLGELNEKESLPSIRKLAKDLQISVITTKKAYEELEREGFIETFPGKGSFVTAQNKELLKERQLKVIEDQLSKVINDSKAFNIGLEELMNILKLLYEE; translated from the coding sequence TTGAACATAATTATCGCTAATTCAAATGACCAACCAATTTATTTACAGATCAAAAATCAAATTAAGGAACAAATCTTACTTGGGGAACTTAACGAAAAAGAAAGTTTACCCTCAATACGTAAGCTAGCTAAAGATTTACAAATTAGTGTGATTACTACAAAAAAAGCATATGAAGAGCTAGAACGTGAAGGGTTCATCGAAACATTCCCTGGAAAAGGTTCATTTGTGACTGCACAAAATAAGGAGCTTTTAAAGGAAAGGCAGCTAAAGGTAATTGAGGATCAATTATCAAAAGTCATCAATGATAGCAAAGCATTTAATATTGGTTTGGAAGAGTTAATGAACATATTGAAACTGCTATATGAGGAGTGA
- a CDS encoding GAF domain-containing sensor histidine kinase — protein MNDNRVHELTTLKIIAEKLNEATDVEDMLKEVLKELLQLIELDTGWIFLINKQGEYELAADYSLPEGLTWNRKKPMCQGGCWCIDRYKDGRLKKAANIISCKRIEEVIEHNWGETRGITHHATVPLRAGDEKFGLLNVAAPNKTHFSNEELALLESVAFQIGTAIKRIELVKKERRHALIEERNRLAQDLHDSVNQLLFSIMLTARGTKELTDQHDIKEMLTYMQELSQEALTEMKALIWQLRPKGLENGIAAALLNYATVLGLKIESEISGVNTLPCHIEEELWRFGQEALNNCKKHAGTNEVFLSITRSKQIVKMIVSDRGIGFHYDEQAVIPSLGLKGMKERVMRLNGSFNISSTPSKGTKIEIMIPLQKGG, from the coding sequence ATGAATGATAATCGAGTACACGAGTTAACTACGTTAAAAATAATTGCAGAAAAATTAAATGAAGCAACAGATGTAGAGGATATGTTAAAGGAAGTATTGAAGGAATTACTTCAATTGATAGAACTAGATACAGGATGGATTTTCTTAATTAATAAGCAGGGTGAGTATGAATTAGCTGCTGATTATTCCTTACCAGAAGGTTTAACTTGGAATCGGAAAAAGCCAATGTGCCAAGGTGGATGCTGGTGTATTGATCGTTATAAAGATGGACGTTTGAAAAAGGCTGCTAATATTATTTCATGTAAAAGAATTGAAGAAGTGATCGAGCATAACTGGGGAGAAACAAGAGGCATTACTCATCATGCAACAGTACCATTACGAGCTGGAGATGAAAAGTTTGGTTTACTAAATGTTGCAGCTCCAAATAAAACGCATTTCTCCAATGAAGAGCTCGCTTTATTAGAATCTGTTGCCTTTCAAATTGGAACAGCGATAAAGCGAATTGAGCTTGTGAAAAAAGAAAGAAGACATGCATTAATTGAAGAAAGAAATAGGCTTGCGCAGGATTTACATGATTCAGTTAATCAGCTGTTGTTTTCAATTATGTTGACTGCGCGAGGCACGAAAGAATTGACTGATCAGCATGATATTAAGGAAATGCTCACCTATATGCAAGAGCTTTCACAGGAAGCATTAACAGAGATGAAGGCACTTATTTGGCAGTTACGGCCAAAGGGTTTAGAAAATGGAATCGCTGCAGCACTGTTAAACTATGCTACTGTATTAGGATTAAAGATAGAATCGGAAATTTCTGGTGTTAATACATTGCCTTGCCATATTGAAGAGGAGCTTTGGCGATTTGGTCAAGAAGCATTAAATAATTGCAAAAAACATGCCGGTACAAATGAGGTTTTCCTTTCAATTACGCGTTCAAAGCAAATTGTGAAAATGATTGTTAGTGACCGAGGGATTGGCTTTCATTATGATGAGCAGGCTGTGATTCCATCTTTAGGTCTCAAAGGAATGAAAGAACGTGTCATGAGATTAAATGGCAGCTTTAACATAAGTAGTACTCCTAGTAAGGGTACCAAGATTGAAATTATGATTCCATTGCAAAAAGGAGGTTAA
- a CDS encoding response regulator: MAKIKVLIADDHHVVRRGLLFFLKTQRDIEVIGEAKNGKEAVELVTELKPDVVLMDLSMPEMDGVMATKAIREMNETVKIIILTSYADQDHVIPAIRAGASGYQLKDIEPDELVETIRDVLKGESKLHPKVTSHVMTHLTLGANQKTSKISDLTKREKEVLNELAKGKSNKEIASSLFITEKTVKTHVSNILAKLQLSDRTQAALYAVKNGYIEKE, encoded by the coding sequence ATGGCAAAAATAAAAGTATTAATAGCAGATGATCATCATGTTGTGCGAAGGGGTTTGCTATTTTTTCTCAAAACACAAAGAGATATTGAAGTGATTGGCGAGGCAAAAAATGGAAAAGAAGCAGTAGAATTAGTTACTGAGCTAAAGCCAGATGTTGTTTTGATGGATTTATCTATGCCAGAAATGGACGGTGTGATGGCAACTAAAGCAATTCGAGAAATGAATGAGACAGTAAAAATTATTATATTAACGAGTTATGCAGATCAGGATCATGTTATCCCTGCCATTCGTGCAGGTGCTTCTGGCTACCAACTCAAAGATATCGAGCCAGATGAGTTAGTTGAAACAATCCGGGATGTATTGAAGGGTGAGAGTAAGCTTCACCCAAAGGTTACCTCACATGTAATGACTCATTTAACATTGGGTGCGAATCAGAAGACATCTAAAATAAGTGATTTGACAAAGCGGGAAAAAGAAGTTTTAAACGAGCTAGCTAAGGGGAAGAGCAATAAAGAAATTGCTTCGTCATTATTTATAACTGAAAAAACGGTGAAAACACATGTTTCTAATATCCTTGCAAAGCTGCAGCTTTCTGACCGAACACAGGCTGCATTATATGCAGTGAAAAATGGGTATATAGAGAAAGAATAG
- a CDS encoding NADPH-dependent FMN reductase: MKMLVVNGSPRKTGRTRLAASFIAKTYDTEYFDLSEKKVPLFNGEEEQKQLQVVIDLKQVVSTADAIILLSPEYHSGMSGALKNALDFLSSEQFAHKPVGLIAVAGGGKGGINALNNMRTVMRGVYANAIPKQLVLDPICFDYDKNEIKTETALLVKQLIDELTVFTNVFKGLNK; encoded by the coding sequence TTGAAAATGTTAGTTGTTAATGGAAGTCCAAGAAAAACAGGTAGAACAAGATTAGCCGCATCATTTATTGCAAAGACATATGATACAGAATACTTTGATTTAAGTGAAAAAAAAGTACCATTATTTAATGGAGAAGAAGAACAGAAACAGCTGCAAGTAGTTATAGATTTAAAGCAGGTAGTATCAACTGCAGATGCTATTATTTTATTATCACCTGAATATCACAGTGGTATGAGTGGTGCATTAAAAAATGCGTTGGACTTTTTAAGTAGTGAACAGTTCGCACATAAGCCGGTAGGATTAATTGCTGTTGCTGGTGGAGGTAAAGGTGGAATAAATGCCTTGAATAATATGAGAACGGTTATGCGTGGGGTTTACGCGAATGCAATTCCAAAGCAATTAGTACTTGATCCGATTTGCTTTGATTATGACAAGAATGAAATAAAAACAGAGACTGCATTGCTTGTTAAACAATTAATCGATGAACTAACAGTTTTTACCAATGTATTCAAAGGATTAAATAAATAA
- a CDS encoding YhdB family protein: MNSVDYDKALYYTHRSQWDNLLILMVRTKDDFLSKKIEQFLHAYNFEHDYKEVEKQLYSLLRYIDHAVEYPEMEYAHQM; the protein is encoded by the coding sequence ATGAACAGTGTTGATTATGATAAAGCATTGTATTACACTCATCGTTCACAGTGGGATAACTTGCTCATACTAATGGTCCGCACTAAGGACGATTTCTTGTCAAAGAAAATAGAGCAGTTTTTACATGCATATAACTTTGAACATGACTACAAAGAAGTCGAGAAACAGTTATATTCATTACTCAGATATATTGATCATGCTGTTGAATATCCAGAAATGGAATATGCACATCAGATGTAA